From one Culex quinquefasciatus strain JHB chromosome 3, VPISU_Cqui_1.0_pri_paternal, whole genome shotgun sequence genomic stretch:
- the LOC6054536 gene encoding four and a half LIM domains protein 2 isoform X8: protein MATDILASDFDSRLRLKTKTIGGERIKRAKETGEDIAVLSMFLPGATAAKENAIFRCHLGMECMLGDCRDTTPGTKKMEYKTRQWHEKCFCCCVCKTAIGTKSFIPREQEIYCAGCYEEKYATRCIKCKKIITSGGVTYKNEPWHRECFTCTHCTVSLAGQRFTSRDEKPYCAECFGELFAKRCTSCVKPITGIGGTRFISFEDRHWHNDCFICAICKTSLVGRGFITDEQDVICPECAKQKLM, encoded by the exons ATGGCCACCGACATTCTGGCGTCCGACTTTGACAGCCGGTTGCGGCTCAAAACCAAAACCATCGGCGGCGAGCGGATCAAGCGGGCCAAGGAAACCGGCGAGGACATTGCCGTGCTCAGCATGTTCCTGCCGGGGGCGACCGCCGCCAAGGAGAACGCCATCTTCCGGTGCCACCTCGGGATGGAGTGCATGCTCGGCGACTGTCGTGACACGACGCCAG GAACCAAGAAGATGGAGTACAAGACCAGACAGTGGCACGAGAAGTGCTTCTGCTGCTGCGTCTGCAAAACGGCCATCGGCACCAAGTCGTTCATCCCGCGCGAGCAGGAGATCTACTGTGCTGGCTGCTACGAGGAGAAGTACGCGACCCGTTGCATCAAGTGCAAAAAG ATCATCACCAGCGGCGGTGTGACCTACAAGAACGAACCGTGGCACCGTGAGTGCTTCACGTGCACCCACTGCACGGTGTCGCTGGCCGGCCAGCGCTTCACCAGCCGCGACGAGAAGCCGTACTGTGCCGAGTGCTTCGGGGAGCTGTTCGCCAAGAGATGCACCTCCTGTGTCAAGCCAATTACCG GAATCGGTGGTACCCGTTTCATCTCGTTCGAGGACCGCCACTGGCACAACGATTGCTTCATCTGCGCGATCTGCAAGACGTCGCTGGTCGGACGCGGTTTCATCACCGACGAGCAGGACGTCATCTG